One genomic region from Cetobacterium sp. 8H encodes:
- the gmhA gene encoding D-sedoheptulose 7-phosphate isomerase → MSLLDSYKITLSLLENFIKEENEKNETEKVAKDLAAIFEAGNKVLICGNGGSNCDALHFAEEFTGRFRQDRRALPAISLSDSSHITCVGNDYGFDYIFSRGVEAYGKEGDMFIGISTSGNSANVIKAVESAKKMGLKTCVLLGKDGGKLKGMCDYEFVIPGETSDRIQEIHMMILHIIIEGVEKIMFPENY, encoded by the coding sequence ATGTCGCTATTAGATTCATATAAAATTACTCTTTCTCTTTTAGAAAATTTTATAAAAGAAGAAAATGAAAAAAATGAAACAGAAAAAGTTGCTAAGGACTTAGCAGCTATTTTCGAAGCTGGAAATAAAGTACTTATCTGTGGAAATGGTGGAAGCAACTGTGATGCACTTCACTTTGCTGAAGAATTTACAGGTAGATTTAGACAAGATAGAAGAGCATTACCTGCTATATCTCTTTCTGATTCTTCTCACATTACTTGTGTAGGAAATGATTATGGTTTTGACTATATCTTTTCTAGAGGAGTAGAAGCTTATGGTAAAGAGGGAGATATGTTTATTGGTATCTCTACTAGTGGAAATTCTGCAAATGTTATCAAAGCTGTAGAATCAGCTAAAAAAATGGGACTTAAAACTTGTGTACTTCTTGGTAAGGATGGAGGAAAACTTAAAGGAATGTGTGATTATGAATTCGTTATTCCTGGAGAAACTTCTGATAGAATCCAAGAGATACATATGATGATACTTCATATCATTATTGAAGGTGTGGAAAAAATAATGTTCCCTGAAAACTACTAA
- the sppA gene encoding signal peptide peptidase SppA, with product MFILKYIFDFLKFVIREISSMIIKFIFFIVIVIVAINYFSKTKKAPVATKTYLKVDLSNDFKETFIQTPLNLKTDSINFYQLLNKVYSSKDDDNILGLVLFLDGNTLSKTQISEFGEVLNEFKESKKPIYSYTTSMDNNNLLLSSYSTESIMPPSESTTVNITGYVKDLPYFKDLTEKLGVDVNVIHVGDFKTYGENYTRKEMSPENRQDLKRVLDKGYTLFSEDISKNLSMDINKFNTLALSGDLMGESSSILNKNKLISSLTYWENFKKDKKIESLTEIQDYQLPKKSLSKNQIAIIYAEGEINYSDSKTSTSSTITPEKIIPILEKVDKDDKIKGVILRVNSPGGSALASDIIYNSIKKMSKPVYVSIGSVAASGGYYISTAATKIFANKDSITGSIGVVSLIPNFKKLSEKVGVNFEEVSLGKFSDLYSLTADMTPEKKEKIYKSNLKVYNEFLNKVAYGRNLPLSEVEKIAQGKIWLGEEAINIGLVNSIGGIDTTIKTLATDLNIKDNYSIVEVPYEENLKSMFESNFLSIQTLLNFRNLNKSDVVKKIVKEDELLFKPILYMSF from the coding sequence ATGTTTATATTAAAATATATTTTTGACTTCTTAAAATTTGTTATTAGAGAAATTTCGTCTATGATTATTAAATTTATCTTTTTCATAGTTATAGTTATTGTGGCTATAAACTATTTTTCAAAAACTAAAAAAGCTCCAGTTGCAACAAAAACATATTTAAAGGTGGACCTTTCGAATGATTTTAAAGAAACTTTTATTCAAACACCTTTAAACTTAAAAACTGATTCAATTAATTTTTATCAACTTCTTAATAAGGTCTATTCTTCAAAAGATGATGATAATATTCTTGGTTTAGTTTTATTTCTTGATGGAAACACACTTAGTAAAACTCAAATTAGTGAATTCGGTGAAGTATTGAATGAGTTTAAAGAATCTAAAAAACCTATATACTCATATACTACATCTATGGATAATAATAACCTTCTTCTGAGTAGTTACTCTACAGAATCTATTATGCCACCTTCAGAATCTACAACTGTCAACATTACTGGATATGTTAAAGATCTACCTTATTTCAAAGATTTAACAGAAAAATTAGGTGTAGATGTGAATGTTATACATGTTGGAGACTTTAAAACTTATGGTGAAAATTATACAAGAAAAGAGATGTCTCCTGAAAATAGACAAGACTTAAAAAGAGTTCTTGATAAAGGATATACCTTATTTAGTGAGGATATTTCTAAAAATTTATCTATGGATATCAATAAATTTAATACTCTAGCTCTTTCTGGTGATTTAATGGGAGAAAGTTCATCTATTTTAAACAAAAATAAATTGATTTCTTCACTAACTTATTGGGAGAATTTCAAAAAAGACAAAAAAATTGAATCTTTAACTGAAATTCAAGACTATCAACTACCTAAAAAAAGTTTATCTAAGAATCAGATAGCAATTATCTATGCTGAAGGAGAAATCAATTACTCCGATTCAAAGACTTCGACTTCTAGTACAATTACTCCTGAAAAAATTATCCCAATTTTGGAAAAAGTAGATAAAGATGATAAAATTAAAGGAGTTATACTGAGAGTCAACTCCCCTGGTGGATCTGCTCTAGCATCAGATATCATATATAATAGCATAAAAAAAATGTCAAAACCTGTTTATGTTTCCATTGGAAGTGTTGCTGCTTCTGGAGGATATTATATATCTACCGCTGCAACTAAAATATTTGCTAATAAAGATAGTATCACAGGTTCAATTGGGGTTGTTAGTTTAATTCCTAACTTTAAAAAATTAAGTGAAAAAGTTGGTGTAAATTTTGAAGAGGTCTCTTTAGGAAAATTCTCTGATTTATACTCTTTGACTGCTGATATGACACCTGAAAAAAAAGAAAAAATCTATAAATCAAATTTAAAAGTTTATAACGAATTTTTAAATAAAGTTGCATACGGAAGAAATCTTCCTCTTAGCGAAGTTGAAAAAATTGCTCAAGGAAAAATTTGGCTAGGAGAAGAAGCTATAAATATTGGTCTTGTTAACTCTATTGGTGGAATAGATACTACTATTAAAACTTTAGCCACAGATTTAAATATAAAAGATAACTATTCTATAGTTGAGGTTCCTTATGAAGAAAATTTAAAATCAATGTTTGAATCAAACTTTTTATCTATACAAACTTTACTTAACTTCAGAAATCTTAATAAGAGCGATGTAGTTAAAAAAATAGTAAAAGAGGATGAACTATTATTTAAACCAATTTTATATATGAGCTTTTAA
- a CDS encoding YbaB/EbfC family nucleoid-associated protein, with product MVRKIKGQKTSGGNSQADILRQAQAMQQEMLAVQDSLKGKEVEASVGGGAVVVRANGQKDIVSIKISEETIKDAIEDKEMLEDLVLSAVTEAMRQADELAEKEMSAVTGGINIPGLF from the coding sequence TTGGTTAGAAAAATAAAAGGACAAAAAACTAGTGGAGGAAACTCTCAAGCTGATATCTTAAGACAAGCTCAAGCTATGCAACAAGAAATGCTTGCTGTTCAAGATTCTTTAAAAGGAAAAGAAGTTGAAGCTTCTGTTGGTGGTGGAGCTGTTGTAGTTAGAGCTAACGGACAAAAAGATATCGTTTCTATAAAAATATCTGAAGAGACTATTAAAGATGCTATTGAAGATAAAGAGATGTTAGAAGATTTAGTTCTTTCTGCTGTTACTGAGGCTATGAGACAAGCTGATGAATTAGCTGAAAAAGAGATGTCTGCTGTTACTGGTGGAATCAACATCCCTGGACTATTCTAA
- a CDS encoding lysophospholipid acyltransferase family protein, with translation MENKKYKRYGLILYYLLKIISKTMRVEIIKSPLVKDNEGYVCGFWHNKLVGASIGLANISENKAVLASPSKDGELISVPLEKMGFTIVRGSSGKDSIKSVLKLIKLVKDGYSAGTPLDGPKGPIYQVKPGMIYLAQKSEKAILPVGVAFSDKWTFEKAWDKFQMPKPFSKMVCIIGDPIFIPEDAKKEDYLDIIRDELLELDKEAEIKLGKK, from the coding sequence ATGGAAAATAAAAAATACAAAAGGTATGGCTTAATTCTATACTACTTATTAAAAATTATTTCAAAAACTATGAGAGTAGAAATCATAAAAAGTCCTTTAGTTAAAGACAATGAAGGTTATGTTTGTGGATTTTGGCACAATAAACTTGTTGGAGCGTCTATAGGATTAGCTAATATATCTGAAAATAAAGCTGTTTTAGCTAGCCCATCTAAGGATGGAGAATTAATTTCAGTTCCTCTTGAAAAAATGGGTTTCACAATAGTTAGAGGCTCTTCTGGTAAAGACTCTATAAAATCAGTTTTGAAACTAATAAAACTTGTAAAAGATGGATATAGTGCAGGGACACCTCTAGATGGCCCTAAAGGCCCTATTTACCAAGTTAAACCTGGCATGATATATTTAGCTCAAAAATCTGAGAAAGCTATTTTGCCTGTAGGAGTAGCTTTTAGTGACAAGTGGACTTTTGAAAAAGCTTGGGATAAGTTTCAAATGCCAAAACCATTTTCAAAAATGGTTTGTATCATTGGAGACCCAATCTTTATCCCTGAAGATGCTAAAAAAGAGGATTATTTAGATATTATTAGAGATGAACTTCTTGAATTAGATAAAGAAGCTGAAATAAAATTAGGAAAAAAATAA
- a CDS encoding endonuclease/exonuclease/phosphatase family protein, whose protein sequence is MNNLFKRKLLLIFILLNFFTLLFSDEKPITQAYIASFNTLRLGKGDKDYTHLAKSVEPFDIIGLVEVMNKKGVHKLLSEIEKVSDDKWSYFISPYPVGTDEYKEYYAYIYKKDKVEFIKSDGYYPDPGDKFIREPFGATFKIGNFDFTFVLLHSIYGKKVSQRQFEANQLVDVYNYFQDLDGQENDILIGGDFNLSANDSAFKTLLSHKDEIIYTLDPSIKTTIGTKGFANSYDNIFLSKKYTQEFKGKSGALDITKEDYIKTRKEVSDHLPIFLIVDTEHDDD, encoded by the coding sequence ATGAACAATCTTTTCAAAAGAAAATTATTACTTATTTTTATTCTATTGAACTTTTTTACGCTTCTTTTTTCTGATGAAAAACCAATTACTCAAGCTTATATTGCATCTTTTAATACCTTGAGATTGGGAAAAGGTGACAAAGATTACACGCATCTTGCTAAATCTGTTGAACCTTTTGATATTATTGGATTAGTTGAAGTTATGAATAAAAAAGGAGTACATAAACTTCTAAGTGAAATTGAAAAAGTTAGCGATGATAAATGGAGTTATTTTATCTCTCCTTATCCTGTAGGAACGGATGAATACAAAGAATATTATGCTTACATATATAAAAAAGATAAAGTTGAATTTATTAAAAGTGACGGATACTATCCTGATCCTGGAGATAAATTTATTAGAGAACCTTTTGGTGCAACTTTTAAAATAGGGAATTTTGATTTCACATTTGTTCTACTTCACTCTATCTATGGAAAAAAAGTTAGTCAGAGACAATTTGAAGCCAATCAATTAGTTGATGTATATAACTATTTTCAAGATTTAGATGGTCAAGAAAATGACATTCTTATCGGAGGAGATTTTAATCTTTCTGCTAATGACTCTGCTTTTAAAACTCTTTTATCTCATAAGGATGAAATTATTTATACTTTAGATCCATCTATTAAAACTACAATTGGAACAAAAGGATTTGCAAATTCATATGATAATATTTTCCTTTCAAAAAAATATACACAGGAGTTCAAGGGAAAAAGTGGAGCTCTTGATATCACAAAAGAAGATTATATAAAAACTAGAAAGGAGGTTTCTGATCATCTACCAATATTTTTAATTGTAGATACAGAACACGATGATGACTAA
- a CDS encoding thiamine diphosphokinase: MTKAFIFLNGEFPKEKSFYDNLNIQSHSLFCADGGAKKAIELNIVPSEVWGDFDSLDNTYIEWLIDRSVKLKKFNKDKDFTDGELLIQYVSSLNFDDIYVVGGLGGRIDHALTNINLIFKYDNLTFINEFEKLFLVKNNQSFNFLKEKIVSFIPFSDEILDLTLDGFQYPLFKHTLKRGDSTCISNVITSEKATVKFSSGKLLGTLSLD; this comes from the coding sequence ATGACTAAAGCTTTTATTTTTTTAAATGGTGAATTTCCTAAAGAAAAATCTTTCTATGATAACTTAAATATTCAAAGTCATTCTCTATTTTGTGCTGATGGAGGAGCAAAAAAAGCTATTGAATTAAACATTGTTCCTTCTGAAGTTTGGGGTGATTTCGATTCTTTGGACAATACATATATCGAGTGGCTCATAGATCGATCTGTTAAATTAAAAAAATTTAATAAAGATAAAGATTTTACAGATGGCGAACTTCTTATACAGTATGTCTCTTCTTTAAATTTTGATGATATATATGTTGTTGGTGGACTTGGTGGACGTATCGATCATGCCCTTACAAATATAAATTTAATTTTTAAATATGATAATTTAACTTTTATAAATGAATTTGAAAAACTTTTTCTTGTTAAAAACAATCAAAGCTTTAATTTTTTAAAAGAAAAAATAGTATCTTTTATTCCTTTTTCTGATGAAATTTTAGATTTGACTTTGGATGGATTTCAATATCCACTATTTAAACACACTTTAAAAAGAGGTGACTCAACTTGTATAAGCAATGTTATTACTTCCGAAAAAGCTACCGTTAAATTCTCCTCTGGAAAACTTTTAGGAACGTTAAGTTTAGATTGA
- a CDS encoding LysR family transcriptional regulator, producing the protein MDLHYLRIFYEVAKEKSFTKAANKLYINQSAVSIQVKKFEEILNSKLFDRSSKKIKLTYTGEALFKMAEEIFEKVKRAEKEMERIINLDKAKISIGATSVIGEPLLPLLMKNFISIHDEIEYDITISTKDWLLKLLKEGELDILLIDEEHITDPNLEVITVGSVPYLLVGSKNSLKLEAVSKEPLISRKNIYNNDKAISHLEDKNHICFNTKIPVLGNLGVIKGMVKEGMGNVILPYYAVYKEIQSEEFKVIRTIDEVTDSYQIVITKDKKNLAHIIKFINFVKNFKL; encoded by the coding sequence TTGGATTTACATTATTTAAGAATATTTTATGAGGTAGCTAAAGAAAAAAGTTTTACTAAAGCAGCTAATAAATTATACATAAATCAATCTGCGGTTTCAATACAAGTTAAAAAATTTGAGGAGATTTTAAATTCTAAGCTTTTTGATAGAAGTTCTAAGAAAATAAAGTTGACTTACACTGGGGAAGCTCTTTTCAAAATGGCAGAGGAAATCTTTGAAAAAGTAAAAAGAGCAGAAAAAGAGATGGAAAGAATCATCAATCTAGACAAGGCTAAAATATCTATTGGAGCTACATCGGTTATTGGTGAACCTCTATTACCTCTTTTAATGAAAAATTTTATATCTATTCATGATGAGATTGAATATGATATTACGATATCTACAAAAGACTGGCTTCTTAAGCTTTTAAAAGAAGGTGAATTAGATATTCTTTTAATCGATGAAGAGCATATCACAGATCCTAACCTTGAGGTTATAACTGTTGGTTCTGTTCCTTATCTATTAGTGGGATCTAAAAATTCATTGAAGTTAGAAGCTGTATCTAAAGAGCCACTTATATCAAGAAAAAATATCTACAATAATGATAAGGCAATCAGCCATCTTGAAGATAAAAACCATATTTGTTTTAATACAAAAATTCCTGTACTTGGGAATTTAGGTGTTATCAAAGGGATGGTAAAAGAAGGTATGGGAAATGTTATACTACCTTATTATGCCGTTTACAAAGAGATTCAAAGTGAGGAATTCAAAGTTATCAGAACAATTGATGAAGTTACAGACTCTTATCAAATTGTTATAACTAAGGATAAGAAAAATTTAGCTCACATTATTAAATTTATCAACTTTGTAAAAAACTTTAAACTTTAA
- the pepF gene encoding oligoendopeptidase F, which produces MQKNRNEIPAKYKWNLDDIYPNWDLWNKDLDSLKEMMNKIPAYKGTLANNSKTFIEFIELEEKISRLLDKIYLYPYLQRDLDSTNEEASVKLQEIESIYANYSISSSWITPEILTIPKETVVEWINTNPVLEPNRFPLMEIYRLQEHVLSADKEKLLSYFGQYLGVPSDIYSELSTSDIKWNEVELSDGTKLPITNASYSKIVATNRNQEDRKKAFEALYNSFNINKNTYASIYKSILQRDFASAQSRNYSSSLEKSLNPKDIPVEVYQSLIESTKENTAPLKRYIALRKKALGLKEYHYYDNSINIVDYNKEFSYEEAKESVLESVKPLGDSYYNGLNTALGEGWLDVYETSNKRSGAYSINIYDVHPYMLLNYNGTMDSVFTLAHELGHTMHSMLSTENQPYPISSYTIFVAEVASTFNERLLLDNMLKKTTDSKERIALIEQAISGIVGTYYIQTLFADYEYQAHQIVESGKAITPEILNNIMSNLFSEYFGDEMSMDELQKIIWARIPHFYNSPYYVYQYATSFASSANLYNRITSDKYTAEEREASKNAYLELLKSGGNDHPMNQLKKAGVDLSKKDAFLAVSTEFNRLLDLLEEEINKEKGE; this is translated from the coding sequence ATGCAAAAAAATAGAAATGAAATACCCGCAAAATACAAATGGAATTTAGACGATATCTATCCTAATTGGGATCTTTGGAATAAAGATTTAGATTCCCTTAAAGAGATGATGAATAAAATTCCTGCTTACAAAGGAACCTTAGCTAATAACTCTAAAACTTTTATTGAATTTATTGAACTAGAGGAAAAAATTTCAAGATTACTTGATAAGATCTATCTTTACCCATATCTTCAAAGAGATTTAGATTCTACAAATGAAGAAGCTTCTGTAAAACTACAAGAGATCGAAAGTATCTATGCTAACTATTCAATCTCTTCATCTTGGATAACTCCAGAAATTCTAACTATACCTAAAGAAACTGTGGTTGAATGGATTAATACAAACCCAGTTCTAGAACCGAATAGATTTCCTTTAATGGAGATATATAGACTTCAAGAACATGTTTTATCTGCTGATAAAGAGAAGCTTTTATCATATTTTGGACAGTATTTAGGAGTTCCATCTGATATCTACAGTGAGCTTTCAACATCAGATATAAAATGGAATGAGGTTGAACTTTCTGATGGAACAAAACTTCCAATTACAAATGCATCATATTCAAAAATTGTTGCTACAAATAGAAATCAAGAGGATAGAAAAAAAGCTTTTGAAGCACTATATAATTCTTTTAATATAAATAAAAATACATATGCATCTATATATAAAAGTATTCTTCAAAGAGACTTTGCCTCTGCCCAATCTCGAAACTATTCAAGTAGTTTAGAAAAGTCTTTAAATCCAAAAGATATCCCGGTTGAAGTTTATCAATCACTAATAGAATCAACTAAAGAAAATACAGCTCCTTTAAAAAGGTACATAGCTCTTAGAAAAAAAGCCTTAGGTCTTAAAGAGTATCACTATTATGATAACTCAATTAATATTGTTGATTATAATAAAGAATTTTCATATGAAGAGGCTAAAGAATCAGTTTTAGAGTCTGTTAAACCTCTTGGAGACAGTTATTACAATGGTTTAAATACCGCTCTAGGTGAAGGTTGGCTAGATGTCTATGAAACATCTAATAAGAGAAGTGGTGCTTACTCTATAAATATCTATGACGTACACCCTTATATGCTTTTAAATTATAATGGAACTATGGATTCTGTATTCACTTTAGCACATGAACTTGGGCACACTATGCACTCTATGCTTTCTACTGAAAACCAACCTTATCCAATAAGTAGCTACACAATATTTGTGGCTGAAGTTGCATCAACTTTTAATGAAAGATTATTATTAGATAATATGCTTAAAAAGACAACTGATAGTAAAGAAAGAATCGCTCTAATTGAACAAGCTATAAGTGGAATTGTTGGAACTTACTATATTCAAACTTTATTTGCTGACTACGAATATCAAGCTCATCAGATAGTAGAGAGTGGAAAGGCTATCACTCCAGAAATTTTGAATAATATTATGTCTAATCTATTCTCAGAATATTTCGGAGATGAGATGTCTATGGATGAATTACAAAAGATTATTTGGGCTAGAATTCCTCATTTTTATAATTCTCCATACTATGTATATCAATATGCAACAAGCTTTGCATCATCTGCTAATCTATATAACAGAATAACTAGCGATAAATATACTGCTGAAGAAAGAGAGGCTTCTAAAAATGCTTATCTTGAACTATTGAAATCTGGTGGAAATGATCATCCTATGAATCAACTTAAAAAAGCGGGAGTAGATTTAAGCAAAAAAGATGCCTTTTTAGCTGTATCAACTGAATTTAACAGACTTCTAGATCTTTTAGAAGAGGAGATAAATAAAGAGAAAGGAGAGTAA
- a CDS encoding uracil-xanthine permease family protein encodes MTNLSTKSKLLLGIQHVLAMFGATVLVPFLTGLNPSVALLSAGIGTLLFHLCTKGIVPVFLGSSFAFIGALSLVLKEEGIAAIKGGVISAGFVYIFMSWMIKVFGVEKIKSFFPPVVVGPIIMVIGLRLSPVALSMAGYSNGHFDSKSLIVAMIVVITMISVSILEKSFFRLVPILISVILGYGVSMFLGMVDFTPIANASWIGFSPEALKDLLTLPKFSLTAILAIAPIALVVFIEHIGDITTNGAVVGKDFFKNPGISRTLLGDGVATVAAGLIGGPANTTYGENTGVLAVTKVYDPAILRIAACYAIVLSFIGKFGVILQTIPTPVMGGVSIILFGMIASVGVRTVVDAELDFSNSRNLLIASLIFVLGIAIDNIIIWKTVSLSGLAIAALIGVTLNKILPKDRLDEEK; translated from the coding sequence ATGACTAATTTATCAACAAAAAGTAAGTTATTACTAGGAATTCAACACGTTTTGGCTATGTTTGGAGCCACAGTTTTAGTTCCTTTTTTAACTGGACTGAACCCATCAGTGGCTCTTCTTTCCGCTGGTATTGGAACTTTACTTTTTCATTTATGTACTAAAGGAATTGTTCCTGTGTTCTTAGGATCATCTTTCGCTTTTATTGGCGCTCTTTCTCTTGTTTTAAAGGAAGAAGGAATTGCGGCTATTAAAGGTGGTGTTATTTCTGCTGGTTTTGTTTACATCTTCATGTCTTGGATGATTAAAGTTTTTGGAGTTGAAAAAATAAAATCATTTTTTCCACCTGTAGTTGTAGGACCTATTATCATGGTTATCGGTTTAAGACTTAGTCCTGTTGCTCTATCTATGGCGGGTTATTCAAATGGACATTTTGACTCAAAAAGTTTAATTGTTGCTATGATTGTAGTTATAACTATGATTAGTGTTTCTATTCTTGAAAAATCATTTTTTAGACTTGTTCCTATTTTAATCTCTGTTATTTTAGGTTACGGTGTATCTATGTTTTTAGGAATGGTTGATTTCACTCCTATTGCTAATGCTAGCTGGATTGGATTCTCTCCAGAAGCACTAAAAGATTTACTAACTTTACCTAAGTTTTCACTTACAGCTATCCTTGCTATTGCTCCTATCGCTCTTGTTGTTTTTATTGAGCATATTGGAGATATCACAACAAATGGAGCTGTTGTTGGAAAAGATTTCTTTAAAAACCCTGGAATTTCAAGAACTCTATTAGGGGACGGAGTAGCTACAGTTGCTGCCGGTCTTATTGGTGGTCCCGCTAATACTACATACGGGGAAAACACTGGAGTACTTGCTGTAACTAAAGTTTATGATCCCGCTATATTAAGAATTGCTGCTTGTTACGCAATTGTTCTTAGCTTTATTGGGAAATTCGGAGTTATTTTACAAACAATTCCTACACCAGTTATGGGAGGAGTTTCAATTATTCTATTTGGTATGATTGCATCAGTTGGAGTTAGAACTGTTGTTGACGCTGAATTAGATTTTTCTAATTCAAGAAACCTTCTAATTGCTTCTTTAATCTTTGTACTAGGAATTGCAATTGATAATATTATAATTTGGAAAACTGTTTCTTTATCTGGGCTAGCTATTGCTGCTCTTATAGGAGTTACTCTTAATAAAATACTTCCAAAAGATAGATTGGATGAAGAAAAATAA